From the Xyrauchen texanus isolate HMW12.3.18 chromosome 37, RBS_HiC_50CHRs, whole genome shotgun sequence genome, one window contains:
- the LOC127631197 gene encoding kinesin-like protein KIF2A isoform X2, which yields MAVSFGKIIVGIYVEIKRSDGRIHQAMVTSLNEDNDSVTVEWIENGDTKGKEIDLECIFSLNPDVAAEEEISLSPVTPPPPTPSSVKVNKIAKNRRTIAPGRSEIPSRDNRVGSTRARPAQQQQPESAPPPPPAQQPSQPTQSQTQSQLTQQQQNAARRKSNCVKEVEKLQEKRERRRLQQQELREKKAQETDTTIPNYEILQMIRDFRGSLDYRPLTTTDLIEEHRICVCVRKRPLNKKELTVKDLDVITIPSKDVVMVHEPKQKVDLTRYLENQTFRFDYAFDDSTTNEMVYRFTARPLVETIFDRGMATCFAYGQTGSGKTHTMGGDFSGKNQDCSKGIYALAARDVFLMLKKPNYKKLDLQVYATFFEIYSGKVFDLLNRKTKLRVLEDGKQQVQVVGLQEREVKCTEDVLKLIEMGNSCRTSGQTSANAHSSRSHAVFQIILRRKGKMHGKFSLIDLAGNERGADTSSADRQTRLEGAEINKSLLALKECIRALGRNKPHTPFRASKLTQVLRDSFIGENSRTCMIATISPGMASCENTLNTLRYANRVKELTVDPNAVTEGMRPNVNAINQLEIMDEEWDLGNSPQRDDLKLLCEQNEEEVSPQLFTFHEAVSQLVEMEEQVLEDHRAVFQESIRWLEDEKVLLEMTEEVDYDVDTYSSQLEQILDQKIEILIELRDKVRSFRSTLQEEEQASKQINPKRPRAL from the exons ATGGCGGTGAGCTTCGGCAAGATCATCGTGGGGATTTATGTGGAGATAAAGCGCAGCGATG GGCGAATACACCAGGCCATGGTGACCTCCTTAAATGAAGATAATGATAGTGTTACTGTGGAATGGATAGAAAATGGAGACACTAAAGGGAAAGAG ATCGATTTGGAGTGCATATTCTCATTAAATCCAGATGTTGCAGCAGAGGAGGAGATTTCCTTGAGCCCTGTAACCCCACCACCTCCTACGCCCAGCTCTGTGAAGGTCAACAAAATCGCTAAG AATCGTAGAACTATTGCACCGGGAAGGAGCGAAATACCATCCAGGGACAACAGAG TTGGCTCAACTCGAGCACGGCCGGCCCAGCAGCAGCAGCCAGAATCAGCACCTCCTCCACCACCAGCACAACAGCCCTCTCAGCCCACACAGAGCCAGACCCAAAGTCAGCTAACTCAGCAACAACAAAATG CAGCGAGGAGGAAGTCGAATTGTGTGAAGGAAGTGGAGAAGTTGCAGGAGAAGAGGGAGAGACGTAGGCTACAGCAACAGGAACTGAGAGAGAAGAAAGCACAG GAGACTGATACAACCATTCCAAACTATGAAATACTGCAGATGATTAGAGACTTCAGAGGAAGCCTAGACTATCGGCCTTTAACCACAACAGATTTG ATTGAAGAGCATCGAATATGTGTGTGCGTAAGGAAacgaccccttaataaaaaag AGTTGACAGTAAAGGACTTGGATGTCATTACTATTCCAAGTAAAGATGTTGTTATGGTCCATGAACCAAAACAGAAAGTGGACCTGACTCGATACCTAGAGAACCAAACATTTCGCTTTGATTATGCCTTTGATgacagtacaacaaatgaaaTGGTTTACAG GTTTACCGCAAGACCTCTTGTGGAAACTATCTTTGATAGAGGAATGGCCACGTGCTTTGCTTATGGCCAAACAGGAAGTGGAAAAACACAT ACCATGGGTGGAGATTTTTCTGGAAAGAACCAGGATTGTTCGAAAGGAATCTATGCATTAGCTG CTCGAGATGTTTTTCTCATGCTGAAGAAACCAAATTATAAGAAGCTGGACCTTCAGGTTTACGCAACTTTCTTTGAAATCTACAGTGGAAAG GTGTTTGACTTGTTGAATCGGAAGACTAAGCTGCGTGTGCTGGAGGACGGGAAACAGCAGGTGCAGGTGGTTGGGCTTCAGGAGCGAGAGGTCAAATGCACGGAGGATGTCCTCAAACTCATTGAAATGGGGAACAGTTGCAG GACGTCAGGTCAGACTTCAGCCAATGCCCACTCATCCCGTAGCCATGCCGTCTTCCAGATCATTCTGCGAAGGAAGGGCAAAATGCATGGCAAATTCTCACTCATTGATCTGGCAGGTAACGAGCGTGGAGCGGACACGTCCAGCGCTGACCGGCAGACTCGCTTAGAGGGAGCCGAGATCAACAAGAGTCTGCTGGCTCTGAAG GAATGTATTAGAGCTTTGGGCCGTAATAAACCACACACCCCGTTCAGAGCAAGCAAGCTCACACAGGTCCTTAGAGACTCCTTCATCGGAGAGAACTCCAGGACATGCATG ATCGCCACCATCTCTCCTGGTATGGCCTCCTGTGAGAACACGCTGAACACTTTGAGATATGCCAACAG AGTAAAGGAGCTGACTGTGGATCCCAATGCAGTGACGGAGGGCATGCGACCCAATGTCAACGCCATCAACCAGCTGGAAATCATGGATGAGGAGTGGGATTTGGGCAATTCCCCTCAGAGAGATGACCTCAAGCTCCTCTGTGAACAAAAT GAAGAAGAAGTCTCCCCTCAGCTCTTCACGTTCCATGAGGCTGTGTCTCAGCTGGTAGAGATGGAGGAACAGGTTCTGGAGGATCACAGAGCTGTGTTTCAG GAGTCTATCAGGTGGCTTGAGGATGAGAAAGTTCTCCTGGAGATGACAGAGGAGGTTGACTATGATGTAGACACATACTCCTCTCAACTTGAGCAGATTCTTGATCAGAAGATCGAGATCCTTATTGAGCTACGAG ATAAAGTGAGGTCATTCCGTTCGACACTCCAAGAGGAGGAACAAGCTAGCAAGCAGATTAATCCCAAGCGGCCACGTGCGCTGTAG
- the LOC127631233 gene encoding solute carrier family 2, facilitated glucose transporter member 6-like — protein MADGPHETTALIHNNTPAKIRNGRLFLAVFSAVLGNFNFGFALVFPSPVIPQLKKGDDPRLQMDIHQISWFGSIFTLGAALGGLGAMLLNDRVGRKLSIMLSGVPSVAGLLVMGAAQNFWMLLWGRFLTGLAGGMTAASIPVYVSEISHPSVRGALGSCPQITAVFGSLALYALGLVLPWRWLAVAGEIPVVIMMILLCFMPTSPRYLIMKGNKTKAVKSLEWLRGTNSDYLIEFNKIERSINSQRMQWSDLRTPLYYKPILISVFMRFLQQMTGITPILVYLEPIFHMTAISLEPKYDAVLVGVVRLISVAIAASLMDKAGRKALLFTSGFLMYLAMLTMTMYTHKTPCNQGNLTLTEGMSGACGASMGPAFDPVTLIPLISTMVIIFGYALGWGPITWLLMSEILPLGARGVASGLCVGVSWVTAFVLTQLFMHVVDAYGLFVPFLFFCVVSVVNIIFTAKCVPETKGRTLEEIENYFRTGRSFTIHDP, from the exons ATGGCAGACGGTCCGCATGAAACCACCGCATTAATTCATAATAACACACCAGCCAAAATCAG AAATGGAAGGCTCTTCCTTGCAGTGTTTTCTGCAGTTCTGggcaattttaattttgggtttgCCTTGGTATTTCCTTCCCCTGTGATCCCACAGCTTAAAAAGGGCGACGACCCTCGGCTGCAAATGGACATCCATCAGATATCATGGTTTGGG TCAATTTTCACCCTAGGAGCAGCTCTGGGGGGTCTTGGTGCCATGCTGTTGAATGACAGAGTTGGGAGAAAACTAAGCATCATGCTGTCAGGGgtgccatctgttgcaggtctCCTTGTGATGGGGGCCGCACAAAACTTTTGGATGTTATTATGGGGCAGATTTCTGACTGGCTTAGCTGGTGGAATGACTGCTGCTTCAATTCCT GTATATGTTTCAGAGATTTCACACCCATCTGTGAGGGGTGCGCTGGGTTCATGTCCTCAGATTACGGCTGTCTTTGGAAGTCTAGCCCTCTACGCTCTTG GCTTGGTTCTGCCGTGGAGGTGGCTGGCTGTGGCTGGGGAAATTCCTGTTGTGATCATGATGATTTTGCTATGCTTCATGCCGACATCCCCACGTTATCTCATCatgaaaggaaacaaaacaaaagcagttaaaTCGCTTGAATGGCTCAGGGGGACCAATTCTGATTACTTGATTGAGTTCAACAAGATTGAGCGAAGTATTAATTCTCAG CGCATGCAATGGAGTGATCTTAGAACACCTTTATACTATAAACCAATCCTAATCTCAGTCTTCATGAGATTCCTGCAGCAGATGACTGGTATAACCCCAATTCTGGTATATCTGGAACCCATCTTCCACATGACAGCTATATCACTG GAACCAAAATATGATGCTGTATTAGTGGGAGTTGTAAGATTGATTTCTGTTGCTATTGCAGCCAGTTTGATGGACAAAGCAGGTCGAAAAGCTCTCCTCTTCACATCAG GGTTTTTGATGTATCTGGCCATGCTCACAATGACCATGTACACCCACAAAACACCATGCAACCAAGGCAATCTAACCTTAACAGAGGGCATGAGTGGCGCCTGTGGAGCCTCAATGGGCCCTGCCTTCGATCCAGTTACTCTAATCCCTCTCATCAGCACTATGGTCATTATATTTG GTTATGCTTTGGGTTGGGGTCCAATCACATGGCTGCTAATGTCTGAGATTTTGCCTTTGGGTGCACGTGGAGTTGCATCTGGTTTGTGCGTTGGTGTTAGCTGGGTCACAGCCTTTGTTCTGACACAGCTCTTCATGCATGTGGTG GATGCATATGGACTCTTTGTACCTTTCCTGTTCTTCTGTGTCGTCTCGGTAGTGAACATAATTtttactgcaaaatgtgtgccAGAAACCAAAGGCCGAACTCTGGAGGAGATTGAGAACTATTTCAGGACTGGACGGAGCTTCACCATTCATGATCCTTAA
- the LOC127631197 gene encoding kinesin-like protein KIF2A isoform X1, whose amino-acid sequence MAVSFGKIIVGIYVEIKRSDGRIHQAMVTSLNEDNDSVTVEWIENGDTKGKEIDLECIFSLNPDVAAEEEISLSPVTPPPPTPSSVKVNKIAKNRRTIAPGRSEIPSRDNRVGSTRARPAQQQQPESAPPPPPAQQPSQPTQSQTQSQLTQQQQNAARRKSNCVKEVEKLQEKRERRRLQQQELREKKAQETDTTIPNYEILQMIRDFRGSLDYRPLTTTDLIEEHRICVCVRKRPLNKKELTVKDLDVITIPSKDVVMVHEPKQKVDLTRYLENQTFRFDYAFDDSTTNEMVYRFTARPLVETIFDRGMATCFAYGQTGSGKTHTMGGDFSGKNQDCSKGIYALAARDVFLMLKKPNYKKLDLQVYATFFEIYSGKVFDLLNRKTKLRVLEDGKQQVQVVGLQEREVKCTEDVLKLIEMGNSCRTSGQTSANAHSSRSHAVFQIILRRKGKMHGKFSLIDLAGNERGADTSSADRQTRLEGAEINKSLLALKECIRALGRNKPHTPFRASKLTQVLRDSFIGENSRTCMIATISPGMASCENTLNTLRYANRVKEFGISPSDIPFSQGGGSRSESSPTYEVKELTVDPNAVTEGMRPNVNAINQLEIMDEEWDLGNSPQRDDLKLLCEQNEEEVSPQLFTFHEAVSQLVEMEEQVLEDHRAVFQESIRWLEDEKVLLEMTEEVDYDVDTYSSQLEQILDQKIEILIELRDKVRSFRSTLQEEEQASKQINPKRPRAL is encoded by the exons ATGGCGGTGAGCTTCGGCAAGATCATCGTGGGGATTTATGTGGAGATAAAGCGCAGCGATG GGCGAATACACCAGGCCATGGTGACCTCCTTAAATGAAGATAATGATAGTGTTACTGTGGAATGGATAGAAAATGGAGACACTAAAGGGAAAGAG ATCGATTTGGAGTGCATATTCTCATTAAATCCAGATGTTGCAGCAGAGGAGGAGATTTCCTTGAGCCCTGTAACCCCACCACCTCCTACGCCCAGCTCTGTGAAGGTCAACAAAATCGCTAAG AATCGTAGAACTATTGCACCGGGAAGGAGCGAAATACCATCCAGGGACAACAGAG TTGGCTCAACTCGAGCACGGCCGGCCCAGCAGCAGCAGCCAGAATCAGCACCTCCTCCACCACCAGCACAACAGCCCTCTCAGCCCACACAGAGCCAGACCCAAAGTCAGCTAACTCAGCAACAACAAAATG CAGCGAGGAGGAAGTCGAATTGTGTGAAGGAAGTGGAGAAGTTGCAGGAGAAGAGGGAGAGACGTAGGCTACAGCAACAGGAACTGAGAGAGAAGAAAGCACAG GAGACTGATACAACCATTCCAAACTATGAAATACTGCAGATGATTAGAGACTTCAGAGGAAGCCTAGACTATCGGCCTTTAACCACAACAGATTTG ATTGAAGAGCATCGAATATGTGTGTGCGTAAGGAAacgaccccttaataaaaaag AGTTGACAGTAAAGGACTTGGATGTCATTACTATTCCAAGTAAAGATGTTGTTATGGTCCATGAACCAAAACAGAAAGTGGACCTGACTCGATACCTAGAGAACCAAACATTTCGCTTTGATTATGCCTTTGATgacagtacaacaaatgaaaTGGTTTACAG GTTTACCGCAAGACCTCTTGTGGAAACTATCTTTGATAGAGGAATGGCCACGTGCTTTGCTTATGGCCAAACAGGAAGTGGAAAAACACAT ACCATGGGTGGAGATTTTTCTGGAAAGAACCAGGATTGTTCGAAAGGAATCTATGCATTAGCTG CTCGAGATGTTTTTCTCATGCTGAAGAAACCAAATTATAAGAAGCTGGACCTTCAGGTTTACGCAACTTTCTTTGAAATCTACAGTGGAAAG GTGTTTGACTTGTTGAATCGGAAGACTAAGCTGCGTGTGCTGGAGGACGGGAAACAGCAGGTGCAGGTGGTTGGGCTTCAGGAGCGAGAGGTCAAATGCACGGAGGATGTCCTCAAACTCATTGAAATGGGGAACAGTTGCAG GACGTCAGGTCAGACTTCAGCCAATGCCCACTCATCCCGTAGCCATGCCGTCTTCCAGATCATTCTGCGAAGGAAGGGCAAAATGCATGGCAAATTCTCACTCATTGATCTGGCAGGTAACGAGCGTGGAGCGGACACGTCCAGCGCTGACCGGCAGACTCGCTTAGAGGGAGCCGAGATCAACAAGAGTCTGCTGGCTCTGAAG GAATGTATTAGAGCTTTGGGCCGTAATAAACCACACACCCCGTTCAGAGCAAGCAAGCTCACACAGGTCCTTAGAGACTCCTTCATCGGAGAGAACTCCAGGACATGCATG ATCGCCACCATCTCTCCTGGTATGGCCTCCTGTGAGAACACGCTGAACACTTTGAGATATGCCAACAG AGTAAAGGAGTTTGGGATTAGCCCCTCTGACATCCCCTTCTCTCAGGGGGGAGGAAGTCGCTCTGAATCCTCTCCCACTTATGA AGTAAAGGAGCTGACTGTGGATCCCAATGCAGTGACGGAGGGCATGCGACCCAATGTCAACGCCATCAACCAGCTGGAAATCATGGATGAGGAGTGGGATTTGGGCAATTCCCCTCAGAGAGATGACCTCAAGCTCCTCTGTGAACAAAAT GAAGAAGAAGTCTCCCCTCAGCTCTTCACGTTCCATGAGGCTGTGTCTCAGCTGGTAGAGATGGAGGAACAGGTTCTGGAGGATCACAGAGCTGTGTTTCAG GAGTCTATCAGGTGGCTTGAGGATGAGAAAGTTCTCCTGGAGATGACAGAGGAGGTTGACTATGATGTAGACACATACTCCTCTCAACTTGAGCAGATTCTTGATCAGAAGATCGAGATCCTTATTGAGCTACGAG ATAAAGTGAGGTCATTCCGTTCGACACTCCAAGAGGAGGAACAAGCTAGCAAGCAGATTAATCCCAAGCGGCCACGTGCGCTGTAG